The region CCGGCGTGGATACGGATGTGGGTGTTGAGCGTGGAGCTCCTGTTGAACGCCTTCCCGCACTGGTTGCACTTGTGGGGTTTCTCCTGCACCGGGGAGGCGAGAAGCCCgtcaaaaaaaaaggggggggggggggggggggagggcggctgcggggagagcggggaggggGACCGCCGCCTCCCGCACCCCGGCTGCCCCCCACCTACCTGGGTGTGGATGATTTTGTGCCGGCACAGGGTGCTGGCCTGGCGGAAGCCTTTCCCGCAGACCTTGCACACGAACGGCCTGGCCCCCGTGTGCACCGGCATGTGGCGGGTGAGGTTGTAGTGCGCGTTGAACACCTGCGGGGAAGCGCCGGGAGGGCCGGGTCAggcgcggccggggccgccggccgcccccgctGCCGTCGTCGTCGTGTGTatatccccccccgccccacgccgtccgtccccccccgccccttaccTTGCCGCAGACCTCGCAGGTAAAGTTTTTGGGCTTGCcctccgccgccccgccgccgccgccgccccccagctTGGCGTGGCCCTTGGGGgggccgccgcgctccgccgccgccgcctccttcaTCACCTGGTCCAGGTGTCCCGGCAGCCGCTCCTTGTGCGCgaagggcggcggcggcggcagcttcTCGGCCGCCAGCCCCGCCAGCTTGGCGTTCTCCAGCAGGAAAAGCTTCTGGTGGGCCGAGAgcccccccggcggcggggcaCCCAGCAGGCCGGCCGGGAAGAGCTGTCCGTGCAGGATATCGGCCGGGTGGTACGCGGCGTCCAGGTAGTTGAAGTAGTAGAgggagcggggggcggccggAACGGCCCCCGCTTGGTGGATGACCTGCGGCTTGATGAGCCGGCCGCTGGGCTGGCCCAGGGCGAGCTCTGCCTTGCAGCAGACGCCGCAGTTGGCTTTGcagagccccccgccgccccgcaggcTGCTCTTCCACAGCTCCGAGTAGTTGAGGAGAGTCTTGGAGGGCACCTCGTAGCCCAGCGGCGGGATGGGGATCACGCAGGGCAAGGGCGAGCAGAGGCTCAGCGGCTTCTtgcccggctccggctccggccccggcccgccgtgCCTCTGCTCGAAGGCTGGCTTGGGCTCCGATGTCTTGGCCATGATCCGCTCGATGGAGAAGGCCAGGGTCTTGGAGGGGTTAGCGGCGGCGGCCCTGCCGTCGTGccgggggcaggaggaaggcatgACCGTCTCCAGCGACCCCGAGCTCGCCATGTCGCTCCGCCGTGCGGGAACTTGGTGTGAGCAGCGACTCGCTCCCGCTCTCGGCTCTGCATTCCAGAAAAGCCAGGAGACAAATCAATTTAATAAGCACCttgttctccccccccccccccccccccccaaccaccaccaccccccccccccaccggcaCCCCCTCCCTATTTACATTCAAATGAACATATCCAAGAACAATGGCACGTAGGGTACCAGATTACTGCTCATTAAGCGGAACACGCTAAAGTAACATGCAAGCTAGACCttgttagtatttaaaaaaaaaaaaaaaaaaaggaaagaaaaagaaaaacctccccCAGCCCAAtgccacccagcccagccccaccgATGGCCGCGGGCCGGGAAATGCGGGGCCGGGGGGCAcggtgaggggcggcggggctcGCCTTGGGACCACTTACCTTTGCCCAGCGCCGGCGAGACTCATCCAAGCAGCGCGGTGTGGCCACAGTCACATTTTGATAGCAAACATCTTCCTGAGCGTCAGATCACGGTCTCGTACATTTAAAGCTGACATCACATGAAGTCACTTCGAGCAGAATGACATGGGGATGCCACCATGGATCTTCCCCGAGCCGAGGCGCCGGGCTGGAGCGCGGTGGGTtggggcagagagaggaagaggacccccccccaccccccccctcccgtCTCCACGCACAATTTCCTTCCAGTTTAAGACGCACAAATCGCTCGTGTGCgagctgggttttttcctctctctctcccttcttaaAAAGCAACTTGCAAAGCAGAGGAATCGTTTTGCATGTGGCAAATTAGAAGGCAAGTGCGATTCACAAGTTGGGTGGAAAAGAGTGCTCCAGTTCTTGCTGGGGTTAGAAGAGCCACTCCGAGTGAGcgtgaggattttttttcttcttctttttttttttttttttaagaagggggagaatgaattttttttttttttcctaaagcaacTACCACGCAACCATGCTCGAGTTATTTTGGCAACCCATCTGCAATCAGCTCCGTTGCAACCGAGCTGGAAGATAATTAATAAATTGTCACTTATCTGCGAGCCTCCCCAGCATGTATAAATTAATAGCCAACCCATTAATTAGGACAGTGTATTAATGTTAATTAAACTAAGTTTAATTccacccctctcccctctcagGGTAACTGGTGATTAGCCTTAAATAAACGCGGAGGGAGTCGAGTCCAGGGCTGGGTTTtcgctgctttaaaaaaaaaaaaaaaaaaaaaaaaattaaaaatttaaaaaaggaccCGGGCGCTGCGAACGGGAGTTTTGCAAATTGTCACCCCGAAAGGTGCCCGCTTCCCCGGGGGGCAGCCGGGTCGCTCCCCCTCGCCCTTCTAGCCCTGGttgcgcccgccgccccccccccaaaaaaaaaaaaaaaaagaaaggcgaCGCTACATTCTAGCGCCTGGATGCTGgggtttcttccctttctttctctaaTTAAAACGACTtgatgcggggggggggggggatttgcaGAAACCTCAGATGCGAGGACGCGGTAATTGAGAGAGTCCCGTGTCCACCTGTTTTAGGGGGGCCCGGCTGCAGCGGCAGCACCTCCCCTGGCCCTGATTAGCCGCCCCGTCCCTCGCCGGGGCTATTCAGCTGAACCAATTTTCCCCCAGCGATTCAGGGCGCTCAATTCTCTTTCACTTGTAGCCACTATAGCGCTGCGTGGAACCTGGTTTTGTGTGTTTCTAAAATAAAGGGGAGGATTAtccgggggagggggcgggggggagcgaaGGGTTTAGATTGAGCCTGGCCAGAGGTAAAGCAAGCAATGAAAAGGCCcctatatatataattttttttccgcCTCCCTAGCACGCCTAAGAAAGTTTGGAGGAATTCGGGGGTTTTGTGCGGCGCTGACAAAGCCGCGCCTCCTCTCCCCGCCGGGGCAGCTCGCTGGCGGCTGTTTGCAGACAGGCTTTTTCACCTGCGAACCACAACACGCTCCAGAAACAAACTTTGAAAGCCGCGACCGCCCCGGGCTCCCGGCGGGCGGAGGGGAGCGCGCCCTGCCCCGGAGCTGCCCTGCGCTCCCCGGGCTGGGCCAGGGGGGGACACCCCGcctcgggggggtggggggggtgtctgtcCGCCCGGAGCATCAGGTGTCGGcgtccccccagccctgcccgctccGTCCTCCCCGCCTGGGTGGGATGGGTCAGCGTGTAAGGGAGGGGGGAAACCGTCTCGCTTTTGGGGGACGGGACCGCGGAAAGCTACATGCACCGGCACACGCTGCGCTGGGCTGCGGAAGAGCCCGGCCGAGCCTCGgggagccgagcccagcccagccgagcccagcctAGCCGAGCCGCCCGCCCAGCCCGCGCCTCCGCCGGGCAGCGAGCAGCGGGCAGGCGGCGGCTGGGCTCCTCTCGCTCCCGGGGCTCGCCGGCTTTAGCAAAGTATTTAATTAGCCTCCACAAACTTCTTTTCCTCGCCTGCAGATTATACTGAGTGGAGGGTTGGGAACTATTTTACACCTTGCCACTCACATGTTAATTAATCTCTATCTAACCCTAATTGCAGTTTATTCAAGCACCGCTCAACAGCTCACCCACACAATAAACACTGGGGCTGCTTTTATCCATATTACTCCCCGCTCACACGTTGAGTAATTAACTCCAGTACCAACTAATAGtgcaaacaaatattttctgtaaacGAGATGATTTCGGGCAGGATAAAAGAGGGCTGCGGAGCCGGGGCCGGGAGCTGGCTGCCAGCTTCCCCGCGCCGCCCTCGCCCTTGGTTCCTGGGCCGGGTCTCTCCATCCCTCCGTGGTCCCTGCTCGGGGCAGCGGGTCCCACAGGCCCCAGGGCTCCCGGGGGCGAGGAGCGGCGGTGGTGGGGACCCCaggcagcagccccggggcccgGAGAAGCCCCCGAGGGCGGGTAACGGCTCCCGGCCGGCGAGGGCCCAGGGCACCGCACGCCTTGTGCATCGGTGCTTTGGGATCCCGGCGCAGAGCCGGGCATGGGAGCTCAGGATTTTAATTGAAATCGCGGGTTTAGGCACAGCTGGGGGTTGTCTCTATCGATTCGACTTCTGCTGTTCCGGCGAGCGTATTACAAACGAGTGACTTCGAGGCGGCTGCCCTAGCCCGCCGCCCTGCCCACCGCCGCGCCTTCGCCCCCTCTCCGCCCCGGGAGCCCTGAACGGGGCTGGCGGGTTTGGGGGGGGGAGTCGAGGCGGCCCAGCCCGGCTTTGGGGGGCAGGAGCGACCGCACGTCGGGCGGGCTGCGGGGTCCCGGCCGGGCGCCGCTTTCTGCTCTTCTCCCGTGGGGTTTATAATCCTTCACCCCCTCCCGACGTTTGGAGGGGAGAAATGATTTGCGGATTTTTTCCCCTGGAACGGCGAAGCCTCTCGCAACGCAAACGCGACCGCTCTTACGGTTCTTTTTGCACCgctgcccccacctcccccgGAAAAACGA is a window of Strix uralensis isolate ZFMK-TIS-50842 chromosome 10, bStrUra1, whole genome shotgun sequence DNA encoding:
- the FEZF2 gene encoding fez family zinc finger protein 2 isoform X1, with amino-acid sequence MASSGSLETVMPSSCPRHDGRAAAANPSKTLAFSIERIMAKTSEPKPAFEQRHGGPGPEPEPGKKPLSLCSPLPCVIPIPPLGYEVPSKTLLNYSELWKSSLRGGGGLCKANCGVCCKAELALGQPSGRLIKPQVIHQAGAVPAAPRSLYYFNYLDAAYHPADILHGQLFPAGLLGAPPPGGLSAHQKLFLLENAKLAGLAAEKLPPPPPFAHKERLPGHLDQVMKEAAAAERGGPPKGHAKLGGGGGGGAAEGKPKNFTCEVCGKVFNAHYNLTRHMPVHTGARPFVCKVCGKGFRQASTLCRHKIIHTQEKPHKCNQCGKAFNRSSTLNTHIRIHAGYKPFVCEFCGKGFHQKGNYKNHKLTHSGEKQYKCTICNKAFHQIYNLTFHMHTHNDKKPFTCVTCGKGFCRNFDLKKHVRKLHDSVSSAAPPPPPPRDPGRSGQS
- the FEZF2 gene encoding fez family zinc finger protein 2 isoform X2; this encodes MASSGSLETVMPSSCPRHDGRAAAANPSKTLAFSIERIMAKTSEPKPAFEQRHGGPGPEPEPGKKPLSLCSPLPCVIPIPPLGYEVPSKTLLNYSELWKSSLRGGGGLCKANCGVCCKAELALGQPSGRLIKPQVIHQAGAVPAAPRSLYYFNYLDAAYHPADILHGQLFPAGLLGAPPPGGLSAHQKLFLLENAKLAGLAAEKLPPPPPFAHKERLPGHLDQVMKEAAAAERGGPPKGHAKLGGGGGGGAAEGKPKNFTCEVCGKVRGGGGRTAWGGGGYTHDDDGSGGGRRPRPRLTRPSRRFPAGVQRALQPHPPHAGAHGGQAVRVQGLRERLPPGQHPVPAQNHPHPGNYKNHKLTHSGEKQYKCTICNKAFHQIYNLTFHMHTHNDKKPFTCVTCGKGFCRNFDLKKHVRKLHDSVSSAAPPPPPPRDPGRSGQS